The region ACCCGTAGTCACAGGATTAAGCAAACATGAAGATTTCGTCGATCAAGAATCTGACCTCGCGCTTCATCAAGGAAGACAAGGGTCTGGCCGCCATCGAGTACGCCGTGATGGGCTTCCTGCTTATCGCCGCGATCACCGCCGCCGTGGGCCCTCTGCAAGGCTCGTTGGTCACCGCCTTCACCAACGTCGGCACCGAAATCGAAGCCGCGACGGCCGACTAGGTCCGATGAACACCTCCGGCGGCCGCAGGATGACCTGGCTTCCCTTCCAGGCTCTCCGCGTGGCCCGCAATTGGCGAGGCTCCGACGATCGCGGAGCCATCGCGGTCGAGTTCGCGCTCGTCTCGCCGGTTCTTTTTCTACTCGCCTTCGGCGTCATGATCGCCTCGCTGCAATTGGCCGTCGCCCAGGCCGTCGGCTACACGGCCGCCGAGGCCGCCCGGGCCACGGTCGTGGGCATGACCCCGGCCGAGCGCCAGACCCTGGCCACCGACCGCGCCAATCAGGTGATGACCAGCTTCCAGCCGCTGCTGGACCCGGCCGACATGCAGGTCACCTACGCCTCCTTGAACGCGCGACGATCGCAGGTGACGGTCGCCTACGACCTGTCCAGTGTCCGCATACTCAGCTTCAACCAGTTCCTAGGCCTCAATCCCTCCGCCGCCGGCTCTGAGACGGTGACCCGTCAATTCGAGGTCGCCAACGGAGGCTATTGAGGATGACCCTGGCGTCCTGGGCCCTCACGATCCTGCTGGCGGCGCTTCTGACGGCGATCACGGTCAGCGATCTGCGTCAGACGCGCATACCCAACCTCCTGAATCTGGCGCTGGCCTCCACCGGCCTCGCCTGGCGGCTCGTCCAGCGCCCGGAGCCGATAGAGATCGCGCGCGCCCTAGCCGACAGCTTCCTGGTCCTGGCTACCTTCGCCGTCATGTCCTGGCTGATCTGGAGTCTGCGTCGCCTGCGCGGGGCGCGGGATGCGGGCCTCGGGATGGGGGACCTGAAGTTCCTGGCCGCCGCCGCCATCTGGTGCGGCTATACGGGGACGCTGCTGCTCTATGGCCTGGCCTGCCTGGGGCTGATCATCGTCAGCCTCATGCGAAGAGGCGGCCCCAGCGAGCATCCTTTCGGACCCTACCTCGCGGCGGGCTTCCTCACCGTCCACGGGCTGCGAGTGACGGGCGCCCTCTGATCCTCCATCGGCTCAGGTTGCACGTTAACCCAAAATGGGTATATGGCTCCGGTTCGCAACAGACGGATCGTACGTGGACCTCGCCGCCAAACTCGCCTCGGCGCTCGCGCCCGCGCCAAGCTCGACCCTTGGCGAGACCCTACGCCGTGCGCAAACCACGACGGCCGCGCTTTCAGGTCTGCGCGAGTCCTTCGGCGGCGATCTCGACAAGCTCCTGATCTATCTGGCCGCCGCGCAGGTGCAGTTGGATCAGGCGGTGCGTGACGAACGCACCGGCGGCGGCGCCAACGCCTTGCAACTGGCCGAAATCACCGGCGTCTCGCGGGAGACCACGCGGCGCAAGGTCCAGGCGCTCGTCCAGGAAGGCTTCCTCGATCGCCCGCTGTCGGACCTCTATCGGGTCAAGGATCTGGGCCTGGCCAAGCGCGTCTTGATGGAAATCGCGCGCGCCGACGCTAATGCCGACACCGCCCCCTCCACCACCTCAGGCTCGGCCTGGTCCGACCGCGACCGTAACGCCGAACGCGCCCAGGTGGCCAGCCGCATCAGCGGCGCGGCCATGCTGGAATGGGACCTCACCACCGGCCTCTTCGACTGGGACGAGGCGGTCTGGGACCTTCTTGGCCTCGACCGGGTGCGGGAGCGCCCCAGTCTTCCCGCCATGTTCCGCCACATCGCGCCCGCCGACCGCGCTCGCCTCGGCGACGCGGTGGAAGCCGCCCGCCAGGGCCGCGGCGATCTTGATCTTGAGTTCCAGGTTCGCGCCCCGGGCGCCCAGGAGCGAACCCTGAAACTGGTGGGCCAGACCACCGCCGACGCTGCCGGCCTGGCCCAGCGCATGGTCGCCGCCCTGGCCGACATCACGCCCTGGCGCGCGATCAGCGACGATCAGTCCATGGACGAGGCCCTGCTGGAGACCCTGCTGGGCTTGAGCCAGGAAGCCGTTCTGGTCACCGACCCTCAGGGCCGCATCACCCGGATCGGCGCGTCCGCGGCCGCCTTCGGCCTCGACCGCACGCAGGACATCGGACGTAGCTTGGCCCAGGCCCTGCGGCTTGAAGAGCCCGGCGGGCGGCGCATCGATCCCGCGGCGGCCTGCCTTTCCAGCCAGCGCCCCTATTCGGCCCCGGGAACGCTGGCCTTGATCGCGGCCTCGGGCGAGCGGCATTCAGTGACCTGCCGGGCCGCGCCGGTCTTTGACCGCAAGGGCGCCCTGGCCGGCGCAACGGTCATCCTGGCTCCGCAACAGGCGGCTGTGGCGTTGGTTCAAACAGCGGCGGAGACGGGGGCCTTCGACGACCTGACCGGGCTGGCCGGCCGCGACGGCTTCCTGCGCGCCCTGTCCGAGGCCCAGACTCCCCGCCGCCCCGAACAGGGCGAAGCCTTTGTCACGGTCATCACCATCGACATCCCCGGCAGCGGGACTGACGGCGCCGGGCGGCTGGCTGCCGACGTCCACCTGCGCCAGATCGCCGAGCGCCTGGCCGGCGCCGCCGCCGAGCCCGCCCTCCTCGCCCGGATCGCCCCGCAAGGCTTCGCCCTGGTGCTTGAAGCCGCCGACGCGACCGCCGCCCTGGAACAGGGCGAGGGCCTGGCCGCCGCCATAGAGCAGGAGACCCTGCCCTGGGGCGACCGCACCTATGTCGCCTTCGCAAGCATCGGAATGGCCGGCCTGGACCTGGACAGGATGGCCGAGGAAGTCCTTGCCCAGGCCGAGGCCGCCGCCCAGGTCGCCCGTAGCCTGAGCCAAGGTCTCGCCTCGCGCGTCGTGGTCGAGGAGCGCGGCGCCTCCGACGCGGGTGAGGACCAGCTGCAGCGCCTGATCGCTGAACGTCGCCTTCGCCTATTCGCCCAGGAAATCGTCGATATCCGTCCCCGCCCCGCCGCGGGCCGTCGCCTGGAGCTCAGCGTGCGCGCCGTTGGTGAGGATGGGTCGATGGTCGCCCCGCTTTCCCTGCTGGCCGTCGGCGAGCGCCTGCGCGCAGGCGCCCGGATCGATCAGTGGGTCCTGGCCGAAGGGCTGGAGCGGCTTGGGCCGGCCTTGTCCCGCGGCGGCTGGTCCGTGCTGCTGCGGCTGTCGGCGGACCTGCTGGCCCAGGCCGGCGCGGCCGAGCTAATCCTTTCGCGCCTTTCCGCCGGCGGTTTGTCCCCGAACGCCCTGACCGTCGCGGTCGGGGATCTGGCGGCCCTGCGCCCCGGCGGCCCAACGGAGGCCTTGCAACAGCTTCAGGCGGCCGGCTGCAGCCTGGCGATCGATAACTTCGGCGGCGGCTCAGCTCCCTTCGCCAGCTTGCAGCGCCTCACCCTGGACTATCTGCGCATCGGCCAGGGCTTTGTCGCCAAGATCAACGCCAGCGATTTCGACTTTGCGGTCGTGGAGTCCCTCAACAGCCTGGCCCACCGCACGGGCGCCCAGACCATCGCCAACGGCGTCGCTGATGAAGCCGCCTTGCGCACCCTTCGTCAGATCGGCGTCGATTGGGCTCAAGGTCCTGCCGTTAGCGCCGCCCGGTCCGCCCAAGCGCTGCTAGGACTTGAGACGGACGCCGAAGCTCCCGCTCCAGAGCGGACGCCCGCGCCCCAGGCTCAACACCACCCATAAGCGATCTTAACCAAGCGCCGCGACCTCCGGTCGCATACCCATTTTGGTTTGCTACTCATTTTGGGCTTGTTGCTCAGCTCAAAATGAGTAATACCCATTTTGGGTGCTCGCCTGACGCGAAGAAGTCAGCTGGCGCCGGCGGAGGTGGCGCTGGGCCCCTACGCAGAACAGGGCGAGGGAGGCCGTCTTAAAAGGGCGGCTAAGAGACAGATGAGCATTCTGGGCAATCTGATCACCAACACCACCAACAGCATCACGCTGCTGCCAGGTCTGGGCGGCGGCATCGAAATCAATCTCGGCAACGGCGGGAACACCCCCGTGGTTGGCGTCGAGGTCCTCCCTGACCTGCCGACGTCCGGTTCCGGCTCCAACGGATCTTCGGGCCTGCTGGACGTCGATCTCCTGACCGGCGGGTCTGGCGGAAGTCTTTTGGATGTCGACCTCCTCCCCGGGACGGGCTCCAACACCGGCTCGGGCGGCCTCGGCGGCCTGCTGCCGTCCATCGGACTTGATCTCGACCTGCTGCCCGGCCTGGGCATCGGCGTCGGCGTCAACACGCCCCCCGCCAATACTGGCGGCGGCGGTGGCGGCGGCGGTGGCGGTGGCGGTGGCGGCGGCGATGACGGCAGTGGCGATCCCGACGGCGACGGCACCAATGGCGTCATCAACGAAGGCGGCGCCGGCATCGGGGGCACCGGCTGGGTTCCCGGCGGCTCGGTCCGCATCGATCTGGAAGCCGCCTACCAGAACATCACCCGTGTGGATGCGGCTTCGGCCAAGGCGGCGGACGACGCCGCGGCGCTGACGGCGATCTTCAACGCCGTCCAGGCCAAGACCATGACCGAGGCCGACGGGGTACGCGGCATCATGAAGTTCGCCGTCGACACCAGCTCGGTCGCGGTGACCAGCTACCAGTTCTTCACGGGCAGGACGCCTAGCGTGGATGGTCTCGACTACCTGGTGAACTCGGCCGACAGCGTCAACCCGCGCGACCTCAATGACGCCTACTACCAGGGCTTCAACCTGGAGAACCGCTACATCAACTTCGCGAGCAATTTGGGCCTGAATGGTGAAGGCGCGTCCACGTTCAAGGCGACCTATGGTGCCCTGAGCTTCGCCGAGGCGGTCCGCGAAATCTATGACGAGGTCATCGGCATCGACTTCGCCAATGCGGCGGGCCTCAACGCGGCGGCCGGCATCGCCGACATCATCTCGCGCAAGAGCTACTTCGACACCATGGCCAGCCAGCGCATCGGTGCGGCCGACACCGACATCGCTTCCAAGGCGGCGCTCGTGGGCTACATCCTGGCCGAGGCGGTGAAGGCTGACGTCGGCCTCTACGCCAACGCTCTGGAAAACTTCTATTTCGATTTGGCCGACAGCCAGGCGCAGCACAACATCAACCTGGTCGCGACCTACACCAACGACGCGGTCTGGATGGCGTAAGCCTTCGCCCGAAGCACCTTGGCGGCCTCGCCCCCCGGGGCCGCCACTTTTTCTCTCCACAGCAGAGCTTCGGGCGTCGAGAGCCCCGCCTCCACCCGGCGGGGCTCTTTCCTTTTAAGCGTTAGCCATCAGACCGTTGATCGTTGGATAGGGCATGGCTTCAGCGGTCATCGCATCCGACAGCCCGTCCGCCAGGAAGGCCCCCGCCAATCGCGCCGTATGGGCGTGCATGGCCTCGCTGATCGCGCTGCCGGCGCTGAGGCGGCGCACGCCCATGGCCTGAAGCTCCGCCGCGCTGGCGAGGCCTGGGCGGGCCATGATGTTCAGCGGCAGGGACGTCCCCTTCGCCATCTCCCGGATCTCGGCCGGATCGGTCATGCCCGGCGTGAAGATGCCGTCCGCCCCGGCGTCGCGATAGATCGCGGCGCGGCCCAGGCACATGGCCAGCCGCTCTTCCGGCGGAGCAAGGTTCCTGAGGTAGACGTCCGTGCGGACATTGACGAACAGGTCCAGGCCGCGCTTGTCCAGCGCTTCGCGAATGGCCGTGACGCGCACAGCCAGCTCGCCCGGACCGATGACCCCGTCCTCGATGTTGATACCCGCGGCGCCCTCGCCGGCGACAGCCGAAACGGCCTCCGCGACAGCCTGAGCCGAGTCGCCATAGCCGCCTTCCATGTCGATCGTGAACGGGGCGTCCAGCACGCGTGCGATGGCGGTGACCGTCTGCAGCAGCCGCTTCAGCGGCAGTTGATCGCCATCCTTGTAGCCGTGCGCCCAGGCCACCCCGGCGCTCGTGGTGGCCACCGCTTTGGCGCCCAGGCTTTCGATCAGGCGTGCGCTGCCGGCGTCCCAGGCGTTGGGCAGGATCAGCAGCCCATCCTCGTGCAACTGGCGGAATTTGGAGGCGTTGGTCATATCGATTCCCCGAACGGTATTTGGAGGCGTTCTGACACGCCTCCGCCCGGCCCGCTCGCGGAAAACGGACTCAACTGAAACCGGCTATTTCAGCGCATAGCTGACCGTGGTCACCACCCGCAGACGCTTCATGATCGAGGCGTCGGGCCCCTGATCGTTGACCGGATCGCGGGCCTGGATTTCGAAGGAACCCTGGGTGGCCCGGCTGATGCCGCCGATAGACGCGCCGCTGTCGCGAGCGAACTGTTCGGCTCCGCTGCGGGCGCTGGCGGTGGCCTCCTTGATCATGGCCGGACGCACATCGTTGAGCTTGGTGAAGACATAGGACGCGCCGCGGAAGTCCTGCAGCACCACCCCCTGGCGAACCAGATCCGACAGCGCCCGCGTGGTGCCCTGCACCCGGTCCACGTTTGTCGATCGCACCGAAACCGTCTGGGCCAGGATGTAGCGGGCGCGAGCGTTCTGCGGGCTGTATTCGCGGGCGTTGTTGTCGATCACCTCCAGCCGGCCAAGATCGATCTCCTCCGGCTTGAATCCCTGAGCGGTCAGGAAGCCGCGCACCTTGCCGATGTCGGCGTCGATAGCGGCCTG is a window of Caulobacter sp. NIBR2454 DNA encoding:
- a CDS encoding Flp family type IVb pilin; protein product: MKISSIKNLTSRFIKEDKGLAAIEYAVMGFLLIAAITAAVGPLQGSLVTAFTNVGTEIEAATAD
- a CDS encoding TadE/TadG family type IV pilus assembly protein; this encodes MTWLPFQALRVARNWRGSDDRGAIAVEFALVSPVLFLLAFGVMIASLQLAVAQAVGYTAAEAARATVVGMTPAERQTLATDRANQVMTSFQPLLDPADMQVTYASLNARRSQVTVAYDLSSVRILSFNQFLGLNPSAAGSETVTRQFEVANGGY
- a CDS encoding prepilin peptidase, translated to MTLASWALTILLAALLTAITVSDLRQTRIPNLLNLALASTGLAWRLVQRPEPIEIARALADSFLVLATFAVMSWLIWSLRRLRGARDAGLGMGDLKFLAAAAIWCGYTGTLLLYGLACLGLIIVSLMRRGGPSEHPFGPYLAAGFLTVHGLRVTGAL
- a CDS encoding EAL domain-containing protein encodes the protein MDLAAKLASALAPAPSSTLGETLRRAQTTTAALSGLRESFGGDLDKLLIYLAAAQVQLDQAVRDERTGGGANALQLAEITGVSRETTRRKVQALVQEGFLDRPLSDLYRVKDLGLAKRVLMEIARADANADTAPSTTSGSAWSDRDRNAERAQVASRISGAAMLEWDLTTGLFDWDEAVWDLLGLDRVRERPSLPAMFRHIAPADRARLGDAVEAARQGRGDLDLEFQVRAPGAQERTLKLVGQTTADAAGLAQRMVAALADITPWRAISDDQSMDEALLETLLGLSQEAVLVTDPQGRITRIGASAAAFGLDRTQDIGRSLAQALRLEEPGGRRIDPAAACLSSQRPYSAPGTLALIAASGERHSVTCRAAPVFDRKGALAGATVILAPQQAAVALVQTAAETGAFDDLTGLAGRDGFLRALSEAQTPRRPEQGEAFVTVITIDIPGSGTDGAGRLAADVHLRQIAERLAGAAAEPALLARIAPQGFALVLEAADATAALEQGEGLAAAIEQETLPWGDRTYVAFASIGMAGLDLDRMAEEVLAQAEAAAQVARSLSQGLASRVVVEERGASDAGEDQLQRLIAERRLRLFAQEIVDIRPRPAAGRRLELSVRAVGEDGSMVAPLSLLAVGERLRAGARIDQWVLAEGLERLGPALSRGGWSVLLRLSADLLAQAGAAELILSRLSAGGLSPNALTVAVGDLAALRPGGPTEALQQLQAAGCSLAIDNFGGGSAPFASLQRLTLDYLRIGQGFVAKINASDFDFAVVESLNSLAHRTGAQTIANGVADEAALRTLRQIGVDWAQGPAVSAARSAQALLGLETDAEAPAPERTPAPQAQHHP
- a CDS encoding isocitrate lyase/PEP mutase family protein, whose translation is MTNASKFRQLHEDGLLILPNAWDAGSARLIESLGAKAVATTSAGVAWAHGYKDGDQLPLKRLLQTVTAIARVLDAPFTIDMEGGYGDSAQAVAEAVSAVAGEGAAGINIEDGVIGPGELAVRVTAIREALDKRGLDLFVNVRTDVYLRNLAPPEERLAMCLGRAAIYRDAGADGIFTPGMTDPAEIREMAKGTSLPLNIMARPGLASAAELQAMGVRRLSAGSAISEAMHAHTARLAGAFLADGLSDAMTAEAMPYPTINGLMANA
- a CDS encoding SIMPL domain-containing protein translates to MSDNRLLPAAVAGGLLAIGVAVGGGLIGAGIVDARTGDRTVTVRGLAERDAKADLAVMPLRFTQSGDELSQVQAAIDADIGKVRGFLTAQGFKPEEIDLGRLEVIDNNAREYSPQNARARYILAQTVSVRSTNVDRVQGTTRALSDLVRQGVVLQDFRGASYVFTKLNDVRPAMIKEATASARSGAEQFARDSGASIGGISRATQGSFEIQARDPVNDQGPDASIMKRLRVVTTVSYALK